A portion of the Flavobacterium limnophilum genome contains these proteins:
- a CDS encoding PepSY domain-containing protein: MTLSFWRYSHLALAVFSAAFLILASVTGVILAVDAIQEKTPGFRVENFDTITLGETLPILRKTYPEITELSVDHNQFVTLQGIDQEDNDVNVYIDPRTGKILGQPIKKSEFIQWTTALHRSLFLKETGRFVVGFISFLLVLISISGFALVLNRQRSIRSLFSKIVKENFAQYYHVFLGRLSLIPILVLALSGTYLTLEKFNFFLEKTDSEEKMEVVKTTISKKEDSPILKNTLLADVQKIEFPFSDDPEEYYIIALKDRKIEVNQITGALVSESPTPMTTQLSDLSLDLHTGRTSILWAIILGIASLNILFFIYSGFAMTLKRRSSRIKNKYKAEESKFILLVGSENGSTLRFANAIHKQLLAHGEKAFIAELNNYSIYPKAQHLIIFTSTHGLGDAPANASKFISLINKTEQRQKINVSVVGFGSKSYPDFCGFALEIYAELAKKNWAERLLELQTVNDKSSEEFVEWAKLWSAKTGIALSTTPSIYNEIPKGLQKLKVLDKTAVSDTEHTFLLSLQPSVNTKFTSGDLLAIYPANDNRERLYSTGNHDGNIQLVVKLHPSGLGSSYLYGVEKGSILKARIIKNPAFHFPKRASKIALISNGTGIAPFLGMLEQNKKKTEIHLYCGFRTKTETVSGYKKFADEMIQKQQLQSFHLALSREKNHFYVMDLIKRDAGFFMDLLSQGGVIMICGSLAMQKDVESVLDELCLAKTAKGIADYKAKGQILTDCY, encoded by the coding sequence ATGACTCTTTCTTTTTGGCGTTACTCCCACTTGGCTTTGGCTGTTTTTTCTGCTGCATTTTTGATATTGGCATCCGTAACCGGGGTCATTCTCGCCGTTGATGCCATTCAAGAAAAAACACCAGGATTCCGAGTAGAAAATTTCGACACCATTACGCTTGGAGAAACCCTGCCGATTCTTCGCAAAACCTATCCCGAGATAACCGAATTGAGCGTGGATCACAACCAGTTTGTAACGCTGCAAGGAATCGACCAAGAAGACAATGATGTCAACGTTTATATTGACCCAAGAACCGGGAAAATACTGGGACAACCCATCAAAAAAAGCGAGTTTATCCAATGGACAACTGCACTCCATCGTTCCTTGTTTCTGAAAGAAACTGGGCGTTTTGTCGTGGGTTTTATTTCCTTTCTTTTGGTGCTGATTTCCATTTCGGGTTTCGCCCTGGTTTTGAATAGACAACGAAGTATTCGAAGTTTGTTTTCTAAAATTGTGAAAGAAAATTTCGCCCAATATTATCACGTTTTTCTGGGTAGATTATCGCTGATTCCGATTCTGGTACTTGCTCTTTCGGGAACTTATTTGACCTTGGAAAAATTCAACTTTTTCCTCGAAAAAACCGATTCTGAAGAAAAAATGGAAGTTGTAAAAACCACAATTTCAAAAAAAGAGGATTCTCCCATTTTAAAAAACACTCTTTTGGCTGATGTACAGAAAATTGAATTTCCGTTTTCAGATGATCCCGAAGAATATTATATTATTGCATTAAAAGACCGAAAAATCGAAGTCAATCAAATTACGGGTGCTTTGGTAAGTGAATCACCAACTCCAATGACAACCCAATTATCGGATTTGAGTTTGGATTTGCACACGGGTCGAACCAGTATTTTATGGGCAATAATTTTGGGAATTGCCAGTTTAAACATTCTATTTTTTATCTATTCCGGTTTCGCAATGACCTTGAAACGAAGATCGAGTCGCATCAAAAATAAATACAAAGCCGAGGAAAGCAAATTCATTTTGCTGGTAGGTTCCGAAAATGGAAGCACGCTTCGATTTGCCAATGCCATCCACAAACAATTGTTGGCTCACGGAGAAAAAGCATTCATTGCCGAATTGAATAATTATTCAATTTATCCAAAAGCGCAACACCTCATCATTTTCACTTCAACACACGGATTGGGTGATGCTCCTGCCAATGCAAGTAAATTCATTTCACTTATAAACAAAACAGAACAACGGCAAAAAATAAATGTTTCGGTGGTAGGTTTCGGTTCAAAATCCTATCCTGATTTTTGCGGTTTTGCCCTTGAAATATATGCTGAATTGGCCAAAAAAAATTGGGCAGAACGCTTGTTGGAATTACAAACCGTAAACGACAAATCGTCTGAAGAATTTGTGGAGTGGGCAAAATTATGGAGTGCCAAAACAGGAATTGCGCTTTCGACTACTCCATCCATATACAACGAGATTCCAAAAGGGTTGCAAAAGCTGAAAGTATTGGATAAAACAGCCGTTTCAGATACCGAACATACTTTTTTACTCAGCTTGCAGCCCAGTGTCAATACCAAATTTACTTCGGGCGATTTATTGGCGATTTATCCAGCAAACGACAATCGGGAGCGCCTCTACTCCACCGGGAATCACGATGGCAACATCCAACTGGTAGTAAAATTGCATCCTTCGGGTTTAGGTTCCAGTTATTTATATGGTGTTGAGAAAGGTTCAATCCTAAAAGCACGAATCATTAAAAATCCAGCTTTCCATTTCCCGAAAAGAGCTTCCAAAATTGCGCTTATTTCCAATGGAACGGGAATTGCTCCTTTTCTTGGAATGCTGGAACAAAACAAGAAAAAAACCGAAATTCATTTGTATTGTGGTTTTAGAACCAAAACCGAGACCGTTTCAGGCTATAAAAAATTTGCCGATGAAATGATCCAGAAACAGCAGCTTCAAAGTTTCCATTTGGCTTTATCCCGTGAAAAGAACCATTTTTACGTGATGGATTTAATCAAACGAGATGCCGGTTTTTTTATGGATTTATTATCCCAAGGAGGCGTTATAATGATTTGTGGTTCATTAGCAATGCAAAAAGACGTGGAATCAGTCCTTGATGAATTATGTCTTGCCAAAACTGCTAAAGGAATTGCAGATTACAAAGCCAAAGGACAAATACTAACGGATTGTTATTAG
- a CDS encoding DUF6265 family protein produces MKKTILTFFIILTFASCGKSKVVSKIVGIDWLLGKWENKSDDGHLVETWTKANDSLFIGESYFIKDKDTLHSEKIQLKQKGENLLYVSSIKGQNNDKPITFIHKPEIEKQLFFENPKNDYPKKIAYKRIAKDRLIMEISGIQQGKPSSDRYSMKKSK; encoded by the coding sequence ATGAAAAAAACAATTCTAACATTCTTTATAATCTTGACTTTCGCTTCTTGCGGAAAATCTAAAGTAGTTTCCAAAATAGTGGGAATCGATTGGTTGTTGGGAAAATGGGAAAACAAATCGGACGATGGCCATTTAGTGGAAACTTGGACGAAAGCGAACGACAGTCTCTTTATTGGCGAAAGCTACTTTATAAAAGATAAAGACACCTTGCATTCCGAGAAAATTCAATTGAAACAAAAAGGAGAAAACCTTTTGTATGTATCGAGCATAAAAGGACAAAACAATGACAAACCCATTACTTTTATCCATAAACCCGAAATCGAGAAACAATTGTTTTTCGAAAATCCAAAAAATGATTACCCCAAAAAAATTGCATACAAACGAATTGCCAAAGATCGTTTAATCATGGAAATCTCTGGAATCCAACAAGGAAAACCCAGTTCCGATCGCTATTCGATGAAGAAAAGCAAGTAA
- a CDS encoding type IA DNA topoisomerase: MKVCIAEKPSVAREIASVLGANTKHDGYFEGNGYQVTYTFGHLCTLKEPNDYKPHWKSWDLNNLPMLPEKFETKVVENSGIQKQFKIIKSLFDKADLVINCGDAGQEGELIQRWVMNEAQYKGEVQRLWISSLTTEAIKEGFENLKPSANYDNLFYAGFSRAIGDWLLGMNATRLYTVKHGGYKQVLSIGRVQTPTLAMVVDRFKEIENFKPQPYWELQTLYRETLFSYEEGRFLKKEDGELLANKVKESEFEIVSVEKKNGNEYAPKLFDLTGLQVYCNTKFGFTADETLKIVQTLYEQKVVTYPRVDTTFLPNDIYPKVPGILQKLTNYAALTQPLLEKKIKKSPKVFNDKKVTDHHAIIPTGIQSNLQYNQQQVYDIIARRFIAVFYDDCLVANTTVIGKAAEVLFKTTGKEILKKGFRVVFEDPNAKEKEADILPSFVVGEKGPHQPSFLEKETKPPNQFTEATLLRAMETAGKQVDDEDLRELMKENGIGRPSTRANIIETLFRRQYIVRNKKQVLPTPTGIQLIDTIQNELVKSAELTGSWEKQLKDIEKGTFTAGAFIKNMKQMVETLVYEVRSETRRANISHTQSIQKQEAVVEKKKTAGILAEVCPKCKKATLIKGKSAYGCGDYKAGCRFVLPYTFANKKISENQYLRLLQKGSTVNLKDFKTDAGTVEGLLRFDENFELKLEEKKTVGKTTSDTLECPKCKKGTVLKGNTAYGCTNYKSGCDFKVPFEVVRAKLKDQKPTKELVYAILKESFS; encoded by the coding sequence ATGAAGGTCTGTATTGCCGAAAAACCAAGTGTAGCTCGCGAAATCGCATCCGTTTTGGGAGCCAACACCAAGCACGATGGCTATTTTGAAGGCAATGGCTATCAGGTAACTTACACCTTTGGGCATTTATGCACCTTGAAAGAACCCAACGACTACAAACCCCATTGGAAAAGTTGGGACCTGAACAACCTGCCAATGCTTCCCGAAAAATTCGAAACCAAGGTCGTCGAGAATTCGGGAATCCAGAAGCAATTCAAAATCATAAAAAGCCTGTTCGACAAAGCCGACTTGGTCATCAACTGCGGGGATGCCGGACAAGAAGGAGAACTCATCCAGCGCTGGGTGATGAACGAAGCCCAATACAAAGGCGAGGTACAACGCTTGTGGATTTCGTCCCTGACCACCGAAGCCATCAAGGAGGGTTTCGAAAACCTGAAACCATCTGCCAACTACGATAATTTATTCTACGCCGGATTTTCAAGAGCCATTGGAGACTGGTTGTTGGGTATGAATGCCACCCGTTTGTACACCGTAAAACACGGCGGCTACAAACAAGTGTTGTCCATCGGACGGGTGCAAACCCCAACCTTGGCAATGGTCGTGGATCGCTTCAAGGAAATCGAAAACTTTAAACCCCAACCCTATTGGGAGTTGCAAACTTTGTACCGAGAAACCCTTTTCAGCTATGAAGAAGGACGCTTCTTGAAAAAGGAAGACGGCGAACTTTTGGCCAACAAAGTCAAGGAAAGCGAGTTCGAAATTGTTTCCGTCGAAAAGAAGAACGGCAATGAATACGCCCCAAAACTGTTTGATTTAACGGGCTTGCAAGTCTATTGCAATACCAAATTTGGGTTCACGGCAGACGAAACACTCAAGATTGTCCAAACGTTGTACGAACAGAAAGTAGTCACCTACCCTAGAGTAGACACCACTTTCTTACCGAACGACATCTATCCAAAAGTACCGGGCATTCTGCAAAAGTTGACCAATTACGCTGCCTTGACGCAACCACTTTTGGAAAAAAAGATCAAGAAATCGCCCAAGGTTTTCAACGACAAGAAAGTAACCGATCACCACGCCATTATTCCAACCGGGATACAAAGCAATTTGCAATACAACCAGCAGCAAGTGTATGACATTATTGCACGCCGTTTTATTGCCGTGTTTTATGACGATTGTTTGGTGGCCAATACCACCGTAATCGGAAAAGCAGCCGAAGTACTATTCAAAACCACCGGAAAAGAAATCTTGAAGAAAGGTTTTAGAGTAGTCTTTGAAGATCCGAATGCCAAAGAAAAAGAAGCTGATATCTTGCCAAGCTTTGTAGTTGGCGAAAAAGGACCACACCAACCTTCGTTCTTGGAAAAGGAAACCAAACCGCCCAACCAGTTTACGGAAGCTACTTTACTGCGCGCGATGGAAACCGCAGGAAAACAAGTGGACGACGAAGATTTGAGGGAATTAATGAAAGAAAACGGCATTGGTCGTCCATCGACACGAGCGAATATTATTGAAACCCTTTTCAGACGCCAATACATCGTTCGAAACAAAAAACAGGTATTGCCAACACCAACAGGAATCCAGCTGATTGACACCATTCAAAATGAGTTGGTCAAATCGGCAGAATTGACGGGTTCCTGGGAAAAGCAGTTGAAAGACATCGAAAAAGGAACATTTACCGCTGGAGCATTCATCAAGAACATGAAACAAATGGTCGAAACTTTGGTCTATGAAGTCCGAAGCGAAACCCGACGTGCCAATATTTCGCATACCCAAAGCATTCAAAAACAAGAAGCCGTTGTCGAGAAAAAGAAAACAGCTGGAATTCTGGCAGAAGTCTGTCCGAAATGCAAAAAAGCAACGCTCATCAAGGGAAAATCTGCTTATGGTTGTGGCGATTACAAAGCCGGATGTCGTTTTGTTTTGCCCTACACTTTTGCCAATAAAAAAATATCCGAAAACCAATACTTGCGATTGCTCCAAAAAGGCTCGACCGTAAACCTAAAAGATTTCAAAACCGATGCAGGAACTGTCGAAGGTTTGCTTCGCTTTGACGAAAACTTCGAACTCAAATTAGAAGAAAAGAAAACCGTCGGAAAAACAACATCGGATACATTAGAATGTCCCAAATGCAAAAAAGGAACGGTTCTCAAAGGAAACACCGCCTATGGCTGCACCAACTATAAATCGGGCTGTGATTTCAAAGTGCCGTTTGAAGTGGTCAGGGCAAAACTAAAAGACCAGAAACCCACCAAGGAATTGGTTTATGCCATTTTGAAGGAAAGTTTTTCATAA
- a CDS encoding TonB-dependent siderophore receptor, whose product MKNILLPTLTLLYCLNGFAQETASSVEKLDNIEGFYSDSDTIKSKKREVLKEVVVTGNKQPKPVTALRSGLKPMDVPQSVQVINGEVIEQQQAIRLSEVLKNANGVYVGSARGGAQESFYSRGYDMSANNMFKNGFRYNAGSIPDVAGLDKVEFLKGGSALLYGNVAPGGILNLVTKTPSFKSGGEVTMQAGSYAYYKPSIDFYGPLNKHIAYRINASYENSESFRDVVKNERLYVNPSLLFNVSDKTQITLQGDYLSADWTPDFGTGVIGKEIVDGPRNSYYGALWSNGETKSASASALINHDFNKNWKLNFNSSFQSYDRESKGTERMQISPTAVPYGTWNRPLGQNKNLEQILGDQISLQGTFNTGSIKHQLFTGADWENSFATAYTYVFTPANYDTVNIFTFDPTTQRTDEPNAKNTRIVYTDTNRFGFYAQDLISFTDKIKLLAGLRWSWQESQTETHDLTKSPKTITESAKKLDNAFSPKVGLVYQPTRDMSVFASYSNSFTPNTGTTVDLQPIKPSIIDQYELGIKKDFWKGILSTNVTVYQITNSNLAQTAEFKADGSNNTDTNIKTLSGETKSKGVEVDVTARPINGLSIIAGYSYNDMRYSKTSGLNGSFIEGDRLVRTPANTANLSFFYTLQSGALKGISLGAIGNYIGDRLGGWNDQIVVNPTTGAVTINDRDIPMEGYTTIDVSAGYTWKKISILCKLSNITNELNYTAHENYSINPIAPRQVLTSLKYKF is encoded by the coding sequence ATGAAAAATATTTTACTACCTACCTTAACCTTATTATATTGCCTAAATGGTTTTGCTCAAGAAACCGCAAGTTCAGTCGAAAAATTAGATAATATCGAGGGATTCTATTCCGATTCAGATACCATCAAAAGTAAAAAAAGAGAAGTTCTTAAAGAAGTTGTCGTAACTGGAAACAAGCAGCCAAAACCCGTTACCGCTTTGCGCTCCGGTTTGAAACCAATGGATGTTCCACAAAGCGTACAAGTAATCAACGGCGAGGTAATAGAACAACAACAAGCCATCCGTTTGAGTGAAGTTTTGAAAAACGCCAACGGTGTTTATGTGGGTTCTGCACGTGGTGGAGCACAGGAATCTTTCTACTCTAGAGGTTACGATATGTCTGCCAACAACATGTTTAAAAACGGTTTCCGCTACAACGCAGGTTCTATTCCTGATGTTGCCGGTTTAGACAAAGTGGAATTTCTCAAAGGTGGTTCCGCTTTATTATATGGAAACGTTGCACCGGGAGGAATTCTGAATTTGGTTACCAAAACTCCTTCTTTCAAAAGTGGCGGAGAGGTAACAATGCAAGCTGGAAGTTATGCTTACTACAAACCGTCGATTGATTTTTACGGTCCGTTAAACAAACATATTGCCTATAGAATCAATGCTTCTTATGAAAATTCAGAAAGTTTCAGGGACGTGGTAAAAAACGAACGTCTTTATGTTAACCCATCCTTGCTTTTTAACGTGAGTGACAAAACGCAAATCACCCTCCAAGGAGACTATTTGAGCGCCGATTGGACACCTGATTTTGGAACTGGAGTCATCGGAAAAGAAATTGTGGACGGACCACGAAACAGCTATTATGGTGCGCTTTGGTCGAATGGAGAAACCAAATCCGCAAGTGCCTCAGCCTTGATAAACCACGATTTCAACAAAAACTGGAAATTAAACTTCAATTCTTCTTTTCAATCTTATGATAGAGAATCAAAAGGTACTGAACGCATGCAGATTTCACCAACAGCCGTACCTTACGGGACTTGGAACAGACCATTGGGACAAAATAAAAACCTCGAACAAATATTGGGAGACCAAATAAGCTTGCAAGGAACCTTCAATACAGGAAGCATTAAACACCAATTATTCACGGGGGCCGATTGGGAAAATTCATTTGCAACAGCTTACACTTATGTGTTTACTCCAGCAAATTATGACACTGTAAATATTTTCACGTTTGACCCTACAACCCAAAGAACGGATGAACCAAATGCAAAAAATACTCGAATTGTATATACCGACACCAACCGTTTTGGATTTTATGCACAGGATTTGATTTCCTTCACGGATAAAATCAAGCTTTTGGCTGGATTGCGTTGGTCTTGGCAGGAATCGCAAACAGAAACCCACGATTTAACCAAAAGCCCAAAAACGATTACCGAAAGTGCCAAAAAATTAGACAATGCCTTCTCTCCAAAAGTAGGATTGGTTTACCAACCAACGAGAGATATGTCAGTATTTGCAAGCTACTCGAACTCGTTCACGCCAAACACCGGAACAACGGTTGATTTGCAACCCATTAAACCTTCTATCATTGACCAATACGAACTAGGTATCAAAAAAGATTTCTGGAAAGGTATTTTGAGCACAAACGTTACCGTTTACCAAATCACCAACAGTAATTTAGCCCAAACCGCCGAATTCAAGGCAGATGGTTCAAACAACACAGACACCAATATTAAAACATTAAGCGGAGAAACGAAAAGTAAAGGCGTTGAAGTGGATGTTACCGCAAGACCAATCAATGGTTTAAGCATCATTGCCGGTTATAGCTACAACGATATGCGTTACTCTAAAACATCGGGATTGAACGGCAGTTTCATTGAAGGAGATCGATTGGTAAGAACGCCGGCAAACACAGCCAATTTAAGCTTTTTCTACACCTTGCAATCAGGAGCATTAAAGGGAATCTCTTTAGGAGCCATCGGAAATTATATTGGTGATCGTCTTGGTGGTTGGAATGACCAAATCGTGGTTAATCCAACAACAGGTGCAGTTACAATCAACGATAGAGACATCCCAATGGAAGGCTACACAACCATTGATGTATCTGCTGGTTATACTTGGAAAAAAATCTCCATCTTGTGCAAGTTGTCAAACATTACCAATGAGTTGAATTATACGGCACACGAAAACTATAGTATCAATCCAATTGCGCCACGTCAGGTTTTGACCAGTTTGAAATACAAATTCTAA
- a CDS encoding DUF2271 domain-containing protein, which produces MKSIFKIAFTTALICLFSFQASAQTSKYKCMLQMSNYVGEGAYVVVSLINAKGEYEKTLYVMGDDKKWYKTLKEWNKFHSKKQENISAKTGASVTGGDRSITTIEIEDSKINKGYKLRFETSVEDQKYYVNDIEIPLTTEGIAAKTEGKGYIRYVRLNKI; this is translated from the coding sequence ATGAAGTCAATATTTAAAATAGCCTTTACAACCGCACTTATCTGTCTATTCTCTTTTCAAGCCTCGGCACAAACCAGCAAATACAAATGTATGCTCCAAATGTCGAACTATGTTGGCGAAGGCGCTTATGTGGTCGTTTCGCTGATCAATGCAAAAGGCGAATACGAAAAAACACTCTACGTGATGGGCGATGACAAAAAATGGTACAAAACCCTAAAAGAATGGAATAAATTTCATTCCAAAAAACAAGAAAATATAAGTGCCAAAACTGGAGCTTCGGTTACTGGTGGAGATCGCAGTATCACCACAATAGAAATTGAAGATTCAAAAATCAACAAAGGCTATAAATTGCGTTTTGAAACCTCAGTGGAAGATCAAAAATATTATGTGAATGATATTGAAATCCCGCTGACAACTGAAGGAATTGCCGCAAAAACCGAAGGAAAAGGCTATATTCGTTACGTAAGATTGAACAAAATTTAA
- a CDS encoding ankyrin repeat domain-containing protein, whose amino-acid sequence MKKNLFISFAFAATLFVSAQQKNTLLEQSFWKTSPDVTAVQAEIAKGNNPSASTANAFDAVVMAINNDARAATIKFLLEQPGNTVTKSTHDNRIYLHWASNKGNVEIVEYLIAKGSDINLEDSKGETPLTFAAVSGQTNTALYDAFFKAGTDPKKKYKDGLNLLLMAIPSDKNLALSTYFATKGMSLKDTDTDGNTAFNYAAKSGNTTLLKSLLEKGVKYTDNALIFAAQGSRRDATSLETYKYLVEDLKIKPTATSKSGETVLHLLASKPNQTETINYFLSKGVDANKADNEGNTPLMIAASARDTAALELLLPIVKNNNAQNNKGESALTMAIKSGTPEAATLLLNKGADVKVLDKDGNNLGFYLVQSYRPQMMGMGRNPESSNAPKQDPFAAKTKILQDKGLNLSAPQKDGNTLYHIAVIKNDMTILKKIADLNIDINVKNKDGLTALHKAAMISKDDVILKYLVSIGAKKEINTDFDESPYALAKENETLTKKNVSIEFLK is encoded by the coding sequence ATGAAAAAGAATCTTTTCATCTCTTTTGCCTTCGCCGCCACACTATTCGTTAGCGCGCAACAAAAAAATACTCTTTTGGAGCAGTCTTTTTGGAAAACTTCCCCAGATGTAACTGCAGTCCAAGCTGAAATAGCCAAAGGCAACAACCCGTCGGCATCGACCGCAAATGCTTTTGATGCGGTTGTAATGGCTATCAACAACGATGCGCGGGCAGCCACCATAAAATTCTTGCTGGAACAACCCGGAAATACAGTTACAAAATCCACTCACGACAATCGTATTTATCTTCACTGGGCTTCCAATAAAGGAAATGTCGAAATCGTGGAATACCTCATCGCCAAAGGTTCAGACATTAACTTGGAAGACAGCAAAGGAGAAACTCCCTTGACTTTTGCAGCCGTTAGCGGTCAAACCAACACGGCACTTTATGACGCTTTTTTCAAAGCTGGAACCGACCCAAAGAAAAAATACAAAGACGGTTTAAACCTGCTTCTTATGGCAATCCCTTCCGACAAAAACCTTGCTCTTTCAACCTATTTTGCCACAAAAGGAATGTCACTTAAAGACACGGACACCGACGGCAATACTGCTTTCAATTATGCCGCCAAATCAGGCAACACAACACTATTGAAATCGCTTTTGGAAAAAGGTGTGAAATATACCGACAATGCACTGATTTTTGCCGCACAAGGTTCTCGCAGAGACGCTACTTCTCTTGAAACCTACAAATACCTGGTCGAAGATTTAAAAATAAAACCAACAGCCACGAGCAAATCGGGTGAAACCGTGCTGCATTTGCTGGCAAGCAAACCCAACCAAACTGAAACTATCAACTACTTTTTGTCCAAAGGAGTAGATGCCAACAAAGCCGACAACGAAGGAAACACGCCTTTGATGATTGCTGCTTCGGCTAGAGATACAGCGGCATTGGAACTGTTGTTGCCAATAGTAAAAAACAACAATGCTCAAAACAACAAAGGCGAATCGGCATTGACGATGGCCATAAAATCAGGAACTCCCGAAGCGGCAACACTACTTTTGAATAAAGGAGCCGATGTAAAAGTGTTGGACAAAGACGGAAACAATTTAGGATTTTATTTGGTACAATCCTACCGTCCACAAATGATGGGAATGGGTCGTAATCCAGAATCCTCCAACGCACCAAAACAAGATCCTTTTGCTGCAAAAACAAAAATACTGCAAGACAAAGGCTTAAATTTGTCCGCTCCGCAAAAAGACGGAAATACATTGTATCATATCGCCGTCATCAAAAACGACATGACTATATTGAAGAAAATAGCCGATTTAAACATAGACATCAACGTCAAAAACAAAGATGGTTTAACTGCTTTGCACAAAGCCGCCATGATTTCCAAAGACGATGTTATCTTGAAATACCTGGTTTCCATTGGTGCCAAAAAAGAAATCAACACCGATTTTGACGAAAGTCCTTATGCCTTGGCAAAAGAAAATGAAACGCTAACCAAAAAGAACGTATCCATAGAATTTTTAAAATAA
- a CDS encoding FAD:protein FMN transferase, with protein MSLKHQFLFLFLIICSLSNSQVLRKKTTLLMGGRFDISILAKDSLSAEQNIDEVIAEITRIENLISDWKPTSQVSQVNQNAEIRPVKVDREVFELTQRAIRFSEITNGGFDISFAAMDRIWKFDGSMTEMPSAEAIKKSVEKVGYKNIILDSINSTIFLKLKGMKIGFGALGEGYATDKCRKMMLTKGIQAGIINGSGDMSTWGKQPNGKPWNIGITNPFNTEKLITIVPINNGAVTTSGSYEKFVVFDGKRYSHIINPATGYPATGLCSVTVFGPNAETANGLSTSMMVLGKMAGLVLLNKFPDYSCLMITDDGKVVKSKNFKTKKFKGQL; from the coding sequence ATGTCACTTAAACACCAATTTCTTTTTCTTTTTTTAATCATTTGCAGCTTATCCAACAGTCAAGTCTTGCGAAAAAAAACCACTTTGTTGATGGGCGGACGTTTTGACATCAGCATTTTAGCCAAAGATTCTTTATCCGCAGAACAAAACATTGATGAAGTTATTGCCGAAATCACAAGAATCGAAAACTTAATCTCCGACTGGAAACCAACTTCACAAGTTTCCCAAGTGAACCAAAATGCGGAAATCCGTCCCGTGAAAGTCGATCGGGAAGTTTTTGAATTGACCCAAAGAGCCATCCGATTTTCAGAGATTACCAATGGAGGTTTTGACATCAGTTTTGCGGCGATGGACCGAATCTGGAAATTCGACGGCTCGATGACCGAAATGCCTTCGGCGGAAGCCATCAAAAAATCGGTGGAAAAAGTGGGCTATAAAAACATTATTTTAGATAGCATAAACTCAACTATTTTTCTAAAATTAAAAGGAATGAAAATTGGTTTTGGCGCTTTGGGCGAAGGTTATGCCACCGACAAATGCCGAAAAATGATGTTGACCAAAGGCATCCAAGCCGGAATTATAAACGGCTCGGGCGATATGAGCACATGGGGCAAACAGCCCAACGGAAAACCATGGAATATCGGCATCACGAATCCTTTTAATACCGAGAAGTTGATAACAATTGTTCCAATAAATAATGGAGCCGTAACCACTTCGGGAAGCTATGAAAAATTTGTGGTTTTCGACGGTAAACGCTATTCGCACATCATCAATCCGGCGACGGGTTATCCGGCAACAGGATTGTGTAGCGTAACCGTTTTTGGACCAAATGCAGAAACGGCAAACGGATTGAGCACTTCGATGATGGTTTTAGGAAAAATGGCAGGCTTAGTTTTACTAAACAAATTCCCCGATTACAGTTGCCTGATGATTACCGACGACGGGAAAGTAGTCAAATCAAAAAACTTCAAGACCAAGAAATTTAAGGGACAACTTTAA